Proteins from a genomic interval of bacterium:
- the glmM gene encoding phosphoglucosamine mutase, which produces MGRLFGTDGIRGIANADLSTELVDRVGRAAALVLAPGGRGRFAVGRDPRISGHLLEAALTAGMASAGADVLRLGVIPTPAVAYLTRLLDVHAGIVISASHNPVEDNGVKFFSATGFKLPDSVEAEIEGALDRAAALPRPIGSRVGRIVDVPDARERYLAYVAGLARATLEGWRIVVDCANGATSEVAPALWERLGATVIPIHAAPDGTNINAGCGSTHPEVIQSAARAHGADVGFAHDGDGDRAIAADRHGHLVDGDAIMGITALHRQARAELPGNLVVATVMSNLGLERVLRAAGIHLDRVRVGDRYVLERMLASGAGVGGEQSGHVIFLDRATTGDGLVTAVELVNVMLDSGRRLDELRVPFVRYPQVLLNVRVVHPERWADDPEILRAVAEAEARLGGRGRVLIRASGTEPLVRVMTESEDAGIAEEIARELTELVTHRLGGAAEPGVPNGDAAEGLGGGE; this is translated from the coding sequence GTGGGGCGGTTGTTCGGGACCGACGGGATCAGGGGCATCGCCAATGCGGACCTTTCCACCGAGCTCGTCGACCGGGTAGGACGGGCGGCGGCGCTCGTGCTCGCTCCCGGAGGCCGCGGCCGTTTCGCCGTCGGGCGTGATCCGCGGATCTCGGGTCATCTCCTCGAGGCCGCCCTCACCGCGGGCATGGCCTCCGCCGGCGCCGATGTGCTGCGGCTCGGCGTGATTCCCACCCCGGCCGTCGCCTACCTGACCCGGCTGCTCGATGTGCACGCCGGCATCGTCATCTCCGCGTCCCACAACCCGGTCGAGGACAACGGGGTCAAGTTTTTCTCGGCGACCGGGTTCAAATTGCCGGATTCGGTCGAGGCGGAGATCGAGGGCGCTTTGGACCGTGCGGCGGCGCTGCCGCGACCGATCGGCAGCCGGGTCGGGAGGATCGTCGACGTTCCCGACGCCCGGGAACGCTACCTGGCATACGTTGCCGGTCTCGCCCGCGCAACTTTGGAGGGGTGGCGCATCGTCGTGGACTGCGCCAACGGGGCGACAAGCGAGGTCGCCCCGGCCCTGTGGGAGCGATTGGGCGCCACGGTCATTCCCATCCACGCCGCTCCCGACGGGACCAACATCAACGCCGGGTGCGGGTCCACCCACCCCGAGGTGATCCAATCGGCGGCGCGGGCGCACGGCGCCGACGTGGGCTTCGCCCACGACGGGGACGGTGATCGGGCGATCGCCGCCGACCGGCACGGGCACCTCGTCGACGGGGATGCGATCATGGGGATCACCGCCCTCCACCGCCAGGCCCGTGCGGAACTCCCTGGCAACCTCGTCGTGGCGACGGTGATGAGCAATCTGGGCCTGGAGCGGGTCCTCCGCGCCGCCGGCATTCACCTGGATCGGGTCCGCGTGGGGGATCGATACGTCCTGGAGCGGATGCTGGCGAGCGGAGCAGGCGTGGGCGGCGAACAGAGCGGGCATGTCATCTTCCTGGACCGGGCCACGACCGGGGACGGGTTGGTCACCGCGGTCGAACTCGTCAACGTGATGCTCGATTCCGGCCGGCGGCTGGACGAGCTTCGGGTTCCGTTCGTCCGGTATCCGCAGGTCCTGCTCAACGTGCGGGTCGTCCATCCCGAGCGTTGGGCCGACGATCCCGAGATCCTGCGCGCCGTCGCGGAGGCCGAGGCGCGGTTGGGAGGGCGCGGCCGGGTCCTCATCCGGGCCTCCGGAACCGAGCCGCTCGTCCGCGTCATGACCGAGTCCGAAGATGCGGGGATCGCGGAGGAGATCGCCCGCGAGCTCACCGAGTTGGTGACCCATCGGCTCGGGGGAGCGGCCGAGCCGGGGGTCCCAAACGGCGACGCGGCTGAGGGGCTGGGCGGAGGGGAATAA